In the Symmachiella macrocystis genome, ACCGGGGAAACAGTGAGTGACTTGCCCAGAAACAACCAAAACGCTGCTGGCACAAATAGCGGAGACAACAGCGTCGCACTCGTGGTCAAGCTGACCGAATAGCTAACATTGCCTCCCGCGGCCAGGGTGAGCACGTTGGATGCCATTGCCCCCGGCACGCACCCCACAATGATCACGCCCACCATCAACTCCGGACCAAACCCAAACAACCGGCCGACTCCATAGGCGAATAGCGGCATGGTGGTGTATTGCAGCAGCGTCCCCTGTAAAACGGTCGGCCAATGCGCCGCAACATTCCGCACCTCGTCACTGGGCAACAGAGCCCCGATGGCAAACATCGTGACGATGATCAGGTAGGACAAATACGGCGTGCTTTCCACGAATGGATCAAACGACGTCGGCCCCCACTGCGGCCAAAAATAGGCCACTAAACAAAGCAGGCTCAACCAGGCCAAGAGATAACGTTGCAGCATATGACGTCCAATACGATCAACAACAATGTAGGGTGCGTCGCGACGCACCTTTCTAGGCAGGACGTTTGACTGAAAAGCAGAAAACAAATCTCACGCAACGGCCAGTCATGCTGCATGTTGTAATCACGACTGCTTCAACAACGCTTCAGCATGGTGATGATGCAACCCGCATCCGCTGCGCTACGATGATTGCCCGGCCAGCGGAGCGCGTTGTGTGTGCCAGTTGGTTTCGCGTTCAAACATGCGTGCGGCGCGCAATACGCGATCTTCTTCCAGCGGTGGAGCTAAGACTTGCAGCCCGATCGGCAGTCCGTCTGAACTCATGCCTGCAGGAATCGAAATGCCCGGCAAACCGGCCAGATTGGCGCTCAGTGTATAAATGTCCGACAAATACATTCCCAACGGATCATCGTCGTGCGCACCTAACTTAAATGCGGGGGTCGGCGACACAGGTGAGACAATCACATCGACGTCCTGAAACGCCGTATCAAAGTCCTCACGGATCAACCGCCGCACTTTGAGCGCCTTGAGATAATACGCATCGTAGTAGCCTGCCGAGAGTGCATAGGTCCCTAACATCACCCTCCGTTTGACTTCATGCCCAAAGCCCTCGCCACGGCTGGCGGAAAACATGTCGATCATGTTTTCAAACGACTCGGCCCGATGCCCGTAGTGCACGCCGTCATACCGCGCCAAATTGCTCGATGCTTCCGACGGAGCAATCAGGTAGTAGACCGAGACAGCATACTTCGAGTGCGGCAAACTGATCTCGCGCAGCTCTGCTCCCTGCGATTCGTAGACCCCTAACGCGTTATTGATTGCTGTTTCGACTTCAGGATCAAGACCGTCGACAAAGTGTTCTTTAGCGACGCCGATCTTCAACCCGGCCAACGGTTCCTCGACTGTTTTGCTATACGGGTGAACCGGTGTGTCGATGCAGGTCGAGTCGCGATTGTCATACCCGGACATCGCTTCGAGCAACAACGCTGCTCCGGCGGTATCGTTAGCGAACGGGCCGATTTGATCCAGCGAACTAGCAAAGGCCACCAATCCGTAGCGAGAAATCCGGCCGTAGGTCGGTTTCATGCCAACCACGCCGCAGAATCCTGCCGGTTGACGAATCGATCCGCCGGTGTCGGTCCCAACCGCCAGCGGCGCCATCTGAGCTGCCACTGCCGCCGCCGAACCTCCACTTGATCCTCCCGGCGCTCGCTCAAGATTCCAGGGATTGCGAGTCGCACCGAAAGACGAATGCTCGGTCGACGATCCCATGGCAAATTCATCCATGTTCGTCTTGCCGATCAGCACCGCACCGGCGTTACGCAACAACGTCACCGCATGCGCATCGTAAGGAGGAACATAGTTCGCCAACATCTTGCTGCAACAAGTTGTCGGCACACCCCGCGTGCACATGATGTCTTTGACCGCCACAGGCAATCCTGCTAGCAGCCCCAGTTTCTCCCCAGCTTGCCGCTGACGATCGACCTCCCGCGCCGCTTCGAGTGCTGCGTCACGGTCGACATGCACAAACGACTTCACGTCTTCGTCGTGCGCGGCGATCACGTCCAAATAGGCGGTCGTCACTTCTTCGCTGCTGGTATCCCCCCGCTCCATCCGTGCAAGAAGTTCCGCGGCGGTCGCACCGACAATCGACATGGCTGTAGGTCTCGAATGGGGAGTGATGATTTGACCCGCGAAGATTTTTGCAGTTCTCTGGCGCAAGCCCACCGCAAAAATCCGACCGCGGCTAAGACCCTTCCAGAATCTGCGGAACGTGGAAGTAACGACCGTCCGACTTTGGGGCGTTGGCCAACGCTTCGTCCCGCGGCAGGGATTCGCGGATTTCGTCTGTGCGAAAAACGTTCTTCAATTCGATCGCATGAACCATCGGCTCGACATCTTCGGTGTCCAGCTCGTTCAATTGATCCATGTGCCCCAGGATTTGCGCCAACTCGGAGGTGAGGCTATCCAGTTCCGCGTCGCTCAATTTCAGCCGCGCTAGAACAGCCACCCGCTGGATTTCATCACGTGTCAATTCAGTCGTCATGATCGTGCCAGAGCGTTCTCAGGAGACGCGCAGCGACAAGCTGGCAGGGTCTCCACCAGCATATCACGCCGCTCAGGTTTATTTTTCAGGAAGTGTAAACAACTTCCGCACGACTGCTTTTTGCACACGTCCGCCACGGATGCACTGCACGCAGACCCGCTTAGAGACAGTCCCGCCACCCTCTTGCACGCGAATTTTCTGCAGATTTGGCTTGAACAACCGCCGCGAAATACCCGTCGTTTGGCGTCCGTTTCCGCCCAGATACTTAGCCTTACCCCGTTGCGTCACCGAATTGCCCTTTTGGGCGGTCTTGCCGCAAACTTCACAACTCGCACTCATGACGATAATCCTTACGTTTGTTTACATTTATGTCGTACCGGGCACGGGACAAGTATAATCAGCCTCACCTTGATTGCAAGCGGTCGCTGACACACTTTTGAGGGCTATTTTCGACACTTAGCCCTCTCTCAATCGCCCCTCTGCACGAATCCGACATTCATCCCGCCACGGGGCGGCTGGCCGGGTACCGCCCACTCCTCATCTCCGGCAATTCGGCCAAGATCGGGAATTCTCCAACGCCTTGGCCTGATATTGCCTCTTCGCCCTACCACTCATCCACCGATCGAGGGCCAAATTTTTCCAAAATTGGTCTTGTCTCAATTCGTCGCAGGGTATATATACACTCGTCCAGTGACGCAAGTGTGATCCACTCGGAAAGAACTGGTTTTAGGATAAGCTTTTCTTTGCGGATTGCAAGATTTGCGTTGCGAATTGCAAGACCTCCCAGAACGTTGGTTGAGTGGCCCAGAGCGGGAATAAAATTCTTCAGAATTTCATATTCCGTAAACTACCACTTAACATACGGTTGTAGTATCTCAAAAATATGGGAGGACGAGGGATGAACTCCTCTGGCACACAGTTCGCTGATGCAAAGGATTGCCTGAAGCATTCGGCCGATTGGGGCCATTGCATTCAATTAGTTGTCCCGCGTTTGACCAAACGCGATCCACCAAAAATAGGAGGGGAGCGATGCTAGTACTTGCCAGAAAACGGAACGAATCGATACAGATTGGAGATGACATTGTCGTCAAAGTGATCCAGTGTGGCCGCGGAGTTGTGCGACTGGGGATTGAAGCCCCGGGCCACATTCGTGTCCTTCGCTCGGAACTGGCTGAGACGTTTCTCGAAGAAGCCTACACCGGGAAATCGGTAGCCGGCGCCTTCACTGCTTAAGACCCGTTTCAAAACCCGGTTGCGATGGTTCTAGAAACTTGCAAAACCGTGCCAGCAAAGCACGTCAGAGGGTTTTGAAACGACTTGTAAGACTTTCCCGTTGCCGCAACATTCCAAACGCTGGAAAACGTCAGCGGCAACGGGCCGACATTTCAAGTTGCCGTGCCATACGGCGGCGGCAACGTCCTCGGGGAATCCTGACCCAGACCTACCTCCAAGACGATATTCTTCCCCACGACGTTGTCAGCCGCCCATGCTTTTCCACGAGCCGCATGCACCGACCGGCACGCCGGTAAAACGCTACGTCGGCATGTCTATAGAGTAGAGGTGCATCTAAAAGCAGTCACCGCTACCGGTACGAAATTCCCCTCAGGGATTACGCCACGTCTGCTAATAGCAGTTGCCAAACGGCACGCACTCCCGGCAACCACACTCCCGGCAATACCAGTAGTAGACATTGTCGAAATGGATGTTGTCGTTGACACAGTCATTGAAGTCGTCGACTTCCTGGTAATAGGCGTTGCTCAACGGGCCGCTGCTACAGCCCGGAACTGCCACCAGTAGTAATGCTGCGAATGCCAGCGCCAAAAAGTGACGCATGCTGCCGTCTCCCCCCAGAGTGCCGAAAATGCAAGTTCTGCTGGGGATATCGACTATTAGGGACGCGCGGCTTAACGCAGTCTTGCAATGATTTGGCTGCGTCGACTGAATTGCAAATCCTACAACCCACGAACCGGATGAACGACCGTCTACTTCACGCGGGTGATTGCCCATCCGACCAGAATGAGCGCAATCACAACGTGGCCGTAATCCTGCAAGGTCATTGTCTGCAGGAGATCCAGCATTTGAGTCACGTAATGGTCGGCGAAACGTTTCATGAGTGCTCTCGGGGCGATTCAAGCTCCGGACAGAGAAACAGAGAAAACGAACGGTCTCAAGGATTTCGTCAAACATAGCCCAGAACCCCTATCGCGGCCAATTCCGCAGTTGGCAAATCAAGCAACGGCGACAATTCAACGGGAGGAGCGACGACGTGTTCCCATTGAACGGGTTGTACGCGAGATTCTGGCAAAGCACGAAGCGAACGGTGGCACATTGACATTTTGAGAGGGAGCCATTAACCTCACCGACGACTGATGTCGATGACAACAAATACCTTATGAGATGATCCAGCAGCGGCAACGCCGGCAGTTGAGTGCCGCTTGAAAACACCCCGGTCAACGAACGGAGACTATTCTGGACCGGTCCTCCAACTTCGTCGACGGCTTGCCGTTTTGAGCTCGCCAAAGTGAGATTTAGTTATGCGTCTTATGATCATTCAGCGTTCGTTTTTTTTGGTGGCTGGCTTATTGGCATGCACAGCCACGGCCACAGCTCAAAGCCCTGGGTGGGCTGAAGCGATGTTCGAAGAAAAAAACCACGACTTTGGTGTGATCGCTCGTGGCGCGGAAGCTACCTACCGGTTCAAAATCACCAACAACACCAACCAGCAAGTCCATATTGCCAACACGCGAACGACCTGCGGATGCACAGCTGCACGCCCCAGTCGCGACCTGTTGGAAAGCGGCGAAACCGCTTACATCGAAGTCTCGATGAACACACGGAAATTCACACGTAAAAAAGACTCCAACCTGATCGTCACATTTGATACGCCGTCTTATGCCGAAGTCCGTTTGCCGATCTCAGCCTACATTCGGACAGACGTCGTCCTGACGCCGGGCATGGTGAACTTTGGCGCCGTCGCCAAAGGAACAGCCACACAAAAGGTAATCGACATTGCCTACGCCGGACGTGACGATTGGAAAATTCTGAAAGTCGAAACCAAAAACCCAAACATCACTGCCAAAGCCATTGAAAAAGAACGCAATGCGGGACGCGTGAAATACGATCTGGTGGTCGATCTCAAAGGTGATGCCCCTGTCGGTGATCTCCGCAATCAACTTTTCCTGATTACGGACGACACGAACAGCCCGCGCGTGCCGGTGTTGATCGAAGGGCGGGTAGAAGCGGAAATTACAATCACGCCCCGCGCCGTTTCTTTTGGCGTCTTGACCGCCGGCGGAAACAAGAAAACCGTGAACGTTGTTTTACGCGGACGCAAACCGTTTACTATCGAGAAAATCGAAAGCGAATCGGGTAACGCCGCCTATCAAGTTCAACTTCCCAAAACGACTAAGCCGGTTCATGTGTTGCCGCTGTCATTCGTTCCTTCGAACAAGCCCGGCAAGTTCGCCGAGACGTTCACCGTGACGATCAAAGGCATGCCCGAACCGATCCAATTCACTGCCCGCGGCGAGATCGCCGCGGCGACGGCCGAAAAATAGGCCGCTACTGAAACTACTTTTTCGCTGCCTTGATTCCCGCAAAGGACGCCAGAGAAGGATTCTCCGGGTGGTCCGTCCCTTACGGTTCTCAATAAGATACCAATGCCCCGCCGAAACGTTTCGGCGGGGCATTGGGCGTTTACGGGCCTCGGTGAATTGCGGTGAGCGAGCTTTCTATGCTGTCGTTATTCCCCCCGCCGTCGCCGCAAAGCTGAGCGGCAGTAGGGGTCGAGTTCCAATTCGACCAACTCGTTCTCCAACTCATCCAGACGCGGATCGTGCAGTGATTTCGAGACCTCATCAAGCAGCATTTCGGCGAATTTGTCGCGAGCACGCTGCAGCGTCTTTCGCATGCCCGCCGCAGTGAATAC is a window encoding:
- a CDS encoding DUF1573 domain-containing protein gives rise to the protein MRLMIIQRSFFLVAGLLACTATATAQSPGWAEAMFEEKNHDFGVIARGAEATYRFKITNNTNQQVHIANTRTTCGCTAARPSRDLLESGETAYIEVSMNTRKFTRKKDSNLIVTFDTPSYAEVRLPISAYIRTDVVLTPGMVNFGAVAKGTATQKVIDIAYAGRDDWKILKVETKNPNITAKAIEKERNAGRVKYDLVVDLKGDAPVGDLRNQLFLITDDTNSPRVPVLIEGRVEAEITITPRAVSFGVLTAGGNKKTVNVVLRGRKPFTIEKIESESGNAAYQVQLPKTTKPVHVLPLSFVPSNKPGKFAETFTVTIKGMPEPIQFTARGEIAAATAEK
- the gatA gene encoding Asp-tRNA(Asn)/Glu-tRNA(Gln) amidotransferase subunit GatA encodes the protein MSIVGATAAELLARMERGDTSSEEVTTAYLDVIAAHDEDVKSFVHVDRDAALEAAREVDRQRQAGEKLGLLAGLPVAVKDIMCTRGVPTTCCSKMLANYVPPYDAHAVTLLRNAGAVLIGKTNMDEFAMGSSTEHSSFGATRNPWNLERAPGGSSGGSAAAVAAQMAPLAVGTDTGGSIRQPAGFCGVVGMKPTYGRISRYGLVAFASSLDQIGPFANDTAGAALLLEAMSGYDNRDSTCIDTPVHPYSKTVEEPLAGLKIGVAKEHFVDGLDPEVETAINNALGVYESQGAELREISLPHSKYAVSVYYLIAPSEASSNLARYDGVHYGHRAESFENMIDMFSASRGEGFGHEVKRRVMLGTYALSAGYYDAYYLKALKVRRLIREDFDTAFQDVDVIVSPVSPTPAFKLGAHDDDPLGMYLSDIYTLSANLAGLPGISIPAGMSSDGLPIGLQVLAPPLEEDRVLRAARMFERETNWHTQRAPLAGQSS
- the rpmB gene encoding 50S ribosomal protein L28, producing the protein MSASCEVCGKTAQKGNSVTQRGKAKYLGGNGRQTTGISRRLFKPNLQKIRVQEGGGTVSKRVCVQCIRGGRVQKAVVRKLFTLPEK
- the csrA gene encoding carbon storage regulator CsrA encodes the protein MLVLARKRNESIQIGDDIVVKVIQCGRGVVRLGIEAPGHIRVLRSELAETFLEEAYTGKSVAGAFTA
- the gatC gene encoding Asp-tRNA(Asn)/Glu-tRNA(Gln) amidotransferase subunit GatC is translated as MTTELTRDEIQRVAVLARLKLSDAELDSLTSELAQILGHMDQLNELDTEDVEPMVHAIELKNVFRTDEIRESLPRDEALANAPKSDGRYFHVPQILEGS